One Brachybacterium kimchii genomic window carries:
- a CDS encoding dicarboxylate/amino acid:cation symporter has protein sequence MPSSVPRSAASPSSAPPSRARRLLRSYRFPLAILTGVVIGAVIGLVLGERASVLKPFGTLFVNMMFTLVVPLVFFSIASAVAGMSSAKRLGKILGAMLAIFAATGIIASLLMIAALGIFRPTDGVQVELTQPEKTEDVGSIGDQLVQTFVVDDFSKILSTEHMLALIVFAVLVGIATSSIGEKGAPFSRFLSSGSEVFLKFTSIIMYYAPIGLGAYFAALIGELGAQLVGDYLRAFLVYYPVAILYFLIAFTLYSFLAGGRRGVRRFWAHILEPTAVSLGTSSSVAAIPANLRAGERIGVPRDVRETIIPIGATIHMEGSSLSAILKIAFLFAVFQRDFFTPSNILIAVAVALLSGMVMAGIPSGGFIGELMIITLYGFPAAALPIIQIIGTVIDPPATTVNSVGDQASSMLVARVLDGKDWMDQPDEHDEHDPAEPLAADLAGARTE, from the coding sequence GTGCCCTCCTCCGTTCCCCGCTCCGCCGCGTCCCCGTCGTCGGCCCCGCCCTCGCGGGCCCGACGACTGCTGCGCAGCTACCGCTTCCCCCTGGCCATCCTCACCGGCGTCGTCATCGGCGCGGTCATCGGCCTCGTCCTCGGCGAGCGCGCGAGCGTGCTCAAGCCCTTCGGCACGCTGTTCGTGAACATGATGTTCACGCTCGTGGTACCGCTCGTGTTCTTCTCGATCGCCTCCGCGGTCGCGGGCATGTCCTCGGCCAAGCGGCTCGGGAAGATCCTCGGTGCGATGCTCGCGATCTTCGCCGCGACCGGCATCATCGCCTCGCTGCTGATGATCGCGGCGCTCGGGATCTTCCGCCCCACCGACGGCGTGCAGGTCGAGCTCACCCAGCCCGAGAAGACCGAGGACGTCGGCTCGATCGGCGATCAGCTCGTGCAGACCTTCGTGGTCGACGACTTCTCGAAGATCCTCTCGACCGAGCACATGCTCGCGCTCATCGTCTTCGCGGTGCTCGTGGGGATCGCGACCTCGAGCATCGGGGAGAAGGGCGCGCCGTTCTCACGGTTCCTCAGCTCCGGCTCCGAGGTGTTCCTGAAGTTCACCTCGATCATCATGTACTACGCCCCCATCGGGCTGGGCGCCTACTTCGCGGCGCTCATCGGGGAGCTGGGCGCGCAGCTCGTGGGCGACTACCTGCGTGCCTTCCTCGTCTACTACCCGGTCGCGATCCTCTACTTCCTGATCGCCTTCACCCTCTACTCGTTCCTCGCCGGGGGCAGGCGCGGCGTGAGGCGGTTCTGGGCGCACATCCTGGAGCCCACGGCGGTGTCGCTCGGGACCTCCTCGTCGGTCGCGGCGATCCCCGCGAACCTGCGCGCCGGCGAGAGGATCGGCGTGCCGCGGGACGTGCGCGAGACGATCATCCCGATCGGCGCGACGATCCACATGGAGGGCTCCTCGCTCAGCGCGATCCTCAAGATCGCCTTCCTGTTCGCGGTGTTCCAGCGGGACTTCTTCACACCCTCGAACATCCTCATCGCGGTCGCCGTCGCGCTGCTCTCGGGCATGGTGATGGCCGGGATCCCCTCGGGCGGGTTCATCGGCGAGCTGATGATCATCACGCTCTACGGCTTCCCCGCCGCGGCGCTGCCGATCATCCAGATCATCGGCACCGTCATCGATCCGCCCGCGACCACGGTGAACTCCGTCGGCGACCAGGCGAGCAGCATGCTCGTGGCGCGGGTGCTCGACGGGAAGGACTGGATGGACCAGCCCGACGAGCACGACGAGCACGACCCTGCCGAACCCCTGGCGGCGGACCTCGCCGGCGCACGAACGGAGTGA
- a CDS encoding sulfatase-like hydrolase/transferase has translation MSTARTERRIPENVRNALVIMTDQHRVDTIGCLGNPHARTPHLDRLGEEGFAFTHAFTPTAICTPARASLLTGKHPVTHQVLANPEWNIAYSTALDPSAWTYTQALRDRGYNVGLVGKYHVGPNLPDCFGMDDDSFWGAENPVGNEEYVAWLEENGHPPVRAHDLWRGTLPGDRPGHVLAARLDQPEEATFERFLADRAIARLREYAADWTQHGKPFSLDVHFFGPHLPYFLPDEWFDLIDPDDVTLPESFGDSLIGKPPVQQNYATYWSTSSFSPDQWRKLIAVYWGYVAMIDHEIGRILDAARELGVLDDTAVLFTADHGEFTGAHRMNDKGPAMYDDIYNVPFIAHIPGVSTVGRSDAFVSLLDLPATVLEIAGIDAPDELDGRSIVDLTRGEEVADWRQDIVCEFHGHHFPLQQRMLRTRDFKLVVSPESINELYDLRTDPSEMTNVYTSPVYAGIRRELGTELHRQLRERGDHSFAKWMAAVTDIDVELVNTARSDLDEVQGG, from the coding sequence ATGAGCACCGCCCGAACGGAGCGCCGCATCCCGGAGAACGTCCGCAACGCCCTGGTGATCATGACCGATCAGCACCGGGTGGACACGATCGGCTGCCTGGGCAATCCCCACGCGCGCACGCCGCATCTGGACCGCCTGGGCGAGGAGGGCTTCGCCTTCACCCATGCGTTCACGCCCACCGCGATCTGCACCCCGGCCCGCGCCTCCCTGCTCACCGGGAAGCATCCCGTGACCCACCAGGTGCTCGCGAACCCCGAGTGGAACATCGCGTACTCGACGGCCCTGGACCCCAGCGCCTGGACATACACGCAGGCGCTGCGCGACCGCGGATACAACGTCGGCCTGGTCGGGAAGTACCACGTGGGCCCGAATCTCCCCGACTGCTTCGGCATGGACGACGACTCCTTCTGGGGCGCCGAGAACCCCGTCGGCAACGAGGAGTACGTGGCCTGGCTCGAGGAGAACGGGCATCCGCCCGTGCGCGCGCACGACCTCTGGCGCGGGACCCTCCCGGGCGACCGGCCCGGCCACGTGCTCGCCGCGCGCCTCGACCAGCCGGAGGAGGCGACCTTCGAGCGCTTCCTCGCGGATCGGGCCATCGCCCGGCTGCGCGAGTACGCGGCCGACTGGACGCAGCACGGGAAGCCGTTCAGCCTGGACGTGCACTTCTTCGGCCCCCACCTGCCCTACTTCCTGCCCGACGAGTGGTTCGACCTCATCGACCCCGACGACGTCACCCTGCCGGAGAGCTTCGGCGACTCCCTCATCGGGAAGCCACCGGTCCAGCAGAACTACGCGACCTACTGGTCGACCTCCTCCTTCTCGCCGGACCAGTGGCGCAAGCTCATCGCCGTGTACTGGGGGTACGTGGCGATGATCGACCACGAGATCGGGCGCATCCTCGATGCGGCCCGGGAGCTCGGGGTCCTCGACGACACGGCGGTGCTGTTCACGGCAGACCACGGGGAGTTCACCGGCGCCCACCGGATGAACGACAAAGGCCCCGCGATGTACGACGACATCTACAACGTCCCGTTCATCGCGCACATCCCCGGGGTCTCGACCGTCGGCCGCTCCGACGCGTTCGTCTCCCTGCTCGACCTGCCCGCGACGGTCCTCGAGATCGCCGGCATCGACGCGCCCGACGAGCTCGACGGCCGGTCGATCGTCGACCTCACCCGCGGCGAGGAGGTCGCCGACTGGCGCCAGGACATCGTGTGCGAGTTCCACGGCCACCACTTCCCGCTGCAGCAGCGGATGCTGCGCACCCGGGACTTCAAGCTCGTGGTCTCCCCCGAGTCGATCAACGAGCTCTACGACCTGCGCACGGATCCCTCGGAGATGACGAACGTGTACACCTCGCCCGTGTACGCGGGCATCCGGCGGGAGCTGGGCACCGAGCTGCACCGGCAGCTGCGCGAGCGCGGCGACCACTCGTTCGCGAAATGGATGGCCGCGGTCACCGACATCGACGTCGAGCTCGTGAACACGGCGCGCTCGGACCTCGACGAGGTGCAGGGCGGCTGA